ATTTTGACCCTTATGGCCTTTCCCCCATTCTCCCTCGCACAGTAGATGGAGTAGTTTAGACAGCTACTGAAATACGAGTATTAGAACAAGTATTGGCCATGGCTATCATATATGTGGAGAATAGAAGCATATTTACTCCTCCAATTTGTATAATTTCGTAGAGGTTTGAAGGTTTTGGAAACAGACTAGCTGAGTTGCTAAAGGAACTTGTATGGTTTTATTTGAGCTCTCTCACATCATGGTAAGCTTTAAAATTTACACATCCATTCCTAATTTCCAGGTTTCACCAGAACTTCATTTACACCTCTAGAACTTTCGGCAAATGTTATCAGATTCTGGTGCATTTGGTTGGTTAAGTAACAGCATTCCTGTGATTAGAAACTTTTTTGGGGCTGGTGATCTGATTTTCCTCATGTTAACGCACTTGAGTAAATTTTCACTTGAGTAATGTTGAAACCATATTTAATGTTCTTTACCTATGTTTTCATTCATGCAAGTGTGTTTGAAGTCAATAAACTAAAGAGCTGCATGTAGGTGATTAGATGCAAGCTTTGTTGCGAATGTTAAGTCATGATCATATGCTTTGTGCTTCTCATATGCTTTGTGTTTCCTGTTACTTCAAACTCCATTTGGCTGGATATGTACCTTTTCCTCGTGCACAAGAGCTTATaagttttaccaaaatgaattCTTGGAATAACAGACAGAAATAACCACTTCTATACGAGTTGGAGTGAATTATATTACTGGGGAACAACATTTTTCTATATGAGTTGGTCTTATCTTTCCAAATCTGTTTCACGTCTTTAGTGACAATGTTCTCTGTGATTGTGCTTTGGATTGTTGAAGTTATTGTTTTGTTGCTAGCAGTGGCTTTTTGAAGAGCTGTTTCTCTTGCAGAATTTGAAGTGTTTGGAAGGGATATAAAGTTGTTTTGTAGAGCCAATAAACAGACCATCAAAAAGTAACAGAGAGGCTCATCCTTCGGTCCACCCCACAAGCATATAATTCAGAGGAGATATACGACCTCAACTCTTCATTCTAGGCTAACTTTTGCAGTCTTCTTGGCATTGAAAATTTGTAGGCAAGGTCTTGAAGCTCCAAAACTTTGTGTCAGGGGCCTTGTTTCACAACAGTTGTCATTAAGCTCATGCATGGAGTGTACAATCTTCGAATTCTAGTTTTATTGACTTCTATTCACTATATAACTTGCCTAGAGTTCATTTTGTTTCCTGGTGTAGAAAATTTCAATTGGCGACCACCAACACACTTGTGGAGATGCAAGAATGGTGGCAAAAAGCTAGGAGTCGGACTAACAAGGGCCAGGTCACGTTCGAGGCGGGATGACTGGTTTGGTTGATGTGCCAGGTCAAAGCGACTAAGGAGGCAAAACAAGCAACGGTCTTCCTTATGGAAGTGACCAACCAAGCGACGAGGGGTCACCTAAGGGCTAAGAGTCTTCCTGATGAAATTGAACAACCAAGTGAAGAGGGTGCGCCTAATATATCAAAGTCCCTAGGGCAGACTTGGTTTGAACTCCCAGTTTCAGTGCAGATAATCCAACTTTCAACCCCGATGACTCTAAGGGTTCCCCTCAATTGACAATAACCAACAACCACCGGTAGGCGGTGCTTGTTTTATGTTTTATCCGATGGCCCTGTTCTTGCTTAAGCTCAAGCGGAACAAATGAGCTTCAACCTTGCCACCCGTACTTATGATTTCTTCCAGGAGCTGTTGGGAGCACTTTACCATCTTATCATAATCTCTCCCCCTTCTGCTGATACTTGATCCCTGTTACCATCTTATCaggtaatctctctctccctctcccctgATGGTCCCTGGATGCTTTGCGATTATTCATGGtctttttttaatccgaattaTTCATGGTCTTGTATTGTTTAGATCTGTTTCGTTTTTGGGGGGGAGCTTGTTGTGAGGCAGATAAATAATGGTTACATCCAGTAGAATTGTTCTTGGTCGGGTGGTTTACATCGTTTCTAGGTGTTCTCTAATCCTAGTCTGATCATGGCTTTATGTTATCGGAATGTACTATGTATGTAGCTTATGAAGtttcctctttcttttatttagTTCATTATCTGTGTTCTTAAATTTCTGGTAGAGATCCTTGTGATTTTGGAAACTATGATGTGCATGTAATTTGTGGGGTTTCGGGGCATTATGTGTTTATATTTTGCTAGTTGTCTCCTCAGTTTTGGAGCATAGTTTGTGATGCTTCTTTCAGATTTTTGGGCCGTACGGATTGCTTTTGGTGTGGGCATTTTTGTATGCGTGTCGACATTTTCTGCATCTAAGCGCCATTCCGGCTTCAGCTGTTCAGGGATCTCCTTTCAGTTCATTTTTAAGCCCATAAGTTAAAGAGTACATTTGCTTTCAGTGGATGTAATATGTTTTATCCAATGCTCAGGTTCTTGCTTAAGTTGAACTGCAACTAAGGCTTGATTTCCTTTACCATCTGTAAATGGGGCTGCTTCACCTAGCCAATGCTCAAGTTATTGCTTAAGCTCAACTGCAACTATGTGTTTCGGTGAGGGTTCAAATCTTTACAATCCATAGCTGGGGTTTCTTCTCCCACTGACTCCTGGGTTGAAACCCCTGCCGTCTGGTCaggtattttcttttctccctctctccagAGACGATCCCCAAACCATTTACTCTTCTCCATGATCTTGTCTTGCTTAGatctgtttgatttttgaggtATTTGCTTGTTATGTAGTGGATAAAATGTATGGAACTTGGAAGAGGGTTGATCTTTGTTGGATGGGATGGTTTGCAGTTTTCCTATCTGATTCTCACTTTATGACATGAAATACTCTACCACTACCACTGTAGCTTATGGAGTTCCCTTTTTGGGGTATGTAATTCTTTTTTATGTGGATCCTAGTTTTTATTGTAAACgttcaattttagtttttcgatTCTAAGATGTGCATGTAATTTCTGGGGATGCATTTTTGGTGCATGATGTGCTTATTGTCTCCAAAAAAAATGCCGTCATTAGTGTGGTGCTTCAGGCAATGTTACATTTTTCAAGTTGTAGTGCcttatcttttctgtttagATTTTCTACGTTTGGATAGCTTTAAGAACACAggcttgaagaaaaaaaatttaatgaaaaacTGGGGAACATAACTATACTAGATCATAATTTTGGTACGACTCTACTAGTTGGTGCAAGGCCTCAGAGTTGAAAACACAAGGTACACACGATAATGTGCTTATTATATAGTCGCCTTACCCATTTCTCTGGCTAAAAACTAGCTAGAAGGGTGAGCCTTATTATCACAGACATAGCATTGTTGGTGGCAGATTTTAGGGCCCATAGAAGCATCATTTAGAAATTTGGCATTGTTGGGGGCTGAGGTTGCACCTGGAAGGCAGGTTTTCAGCCTGCTGCATCATCTTTCTCATCTCCTCACCCTGCATCTTGCCTTGCTCCTTCTGCCGCCTCACGGCCTCCTTCAAGCCCTCGCACCGGCACTGCTCGTCAAGGTTTTTCAGTTGCTGGCAGCACTGGCGGAgttgctgttgctgctgctgctgcgggTTCTGGTCATTTGACATCGCATCATTGTACTCTTTTCCCTGTTGTTGTAAGTACCTCTGGCAGTCGCGGAGGTTTTGCTGCCTCTGGATCTGCTGGCGGCAGCGCTGCTGTTGCCTGGGGTTATCCTCTACCTCAGTGTTTGTTATGGTGGTACTAGTGGCATGGGCTAGAGCTAAGAGGGCTACAAGGGCAGCTACTAGGATTGTGAGCTTGGCCATTGTGGTTCTGTGATGAATGTGAGAAGTTGGAGTTGTGGAGGTAATGAGGCGTGGCGGTGGTCAGTATATATAGGAGGTTTGTGGGTTTGCATGGCTCGGACGTGGAGAATAGCAACTCTAGGTAGTTGGGTGGGTTTTGGAGGGAGTTGAGGTGGGAGGATTGTTGTTTCCACGTTGGTCGACATGCAAACGCTGCCAATAGAAGGTGTTGTTTTGTTGCAAGTTCAATTAGGAATGCGCCTACTTGAGTACGGTTTGTTTCAAAATGAACCGGTCTCAAACGTGCTTTTAGTTAGCTAAATATTAGCGGAGCTCGTATTGTTCTTTACATACAAAAAGGTAAGAGTGATATTACTTTCAACTTAGACATTAAATGTTATTAAAGGAGAGGCCAAGTACACAATGAGAGAATAAGTAGAATAAATTATTTCATTTTCCAAGAATTTAAAACTATAATTTTCATCTCACAAGTAAACAGAAAGTACTCTATTGGTTAGAATCGCTTTCTGTATTCCGAATTTCGTATTTTACATTAACCAGTATAATGAGTTGGTTGGACATTTTATTTGGTCATGAAGGCAAGAAGTTCATTGAGGTTAAAGGATCTTAACAGAGAACAGTTGAATTGTGATTTTGGTCTTAACGAAACATCATCTCTCTCTTGAATGTCTCTTGATGGTACAAGCATGTCCAGTCCAGCTCCCACATGAGTatgctctccctccctcccttctCATGGTTCTTGATTCCTAATACTTGTCGATTCTTCATGACCTTGTGTCCCTTGAtctctttgattttttgcagaTTAGTTTGTTTGGTAGCTGGTAACAGTAATGAAATTGAGAAGAAAATTGATCTTAGATGGACACACTTAAAAGTGTAGTGAAACATTTTGTTTATTAAGCGTTACATGTCATTTGTTAAGCGTAATGGGTATGCGTTTGTAATGCTGTTTTTACGTTTTGTGCTATTCATGCCTTCGTGTGaatgttttgttctttcttctttttctcactTGAGCTACTGTCAAGTGGATCCCATTATTTTGGCTTCCATTGGATTTCTGGAGGGTTTTTGGCCCTTCAATTGTTTAACTCCAGAGTAAGAAATTTCCTGGAAACCCTTTTATTGTTTAACTCCAGAGTAAGAAATttcctggaaaaaaaattgaacgaaaCGGTTTGGCATGAAAAGGTGATATGTTCAATTTTCATGTCCTTGCGTGGCATGAaagtcccaatttttttttgccaaggcATAACTAATTTTGCCAATGCATTGTTGTCTATATTTTCTCCCGAATTTCCTTCAAGTTTCACTCGAGCCGAGGTTTAACTTTTTGGTTATTTCACAAATCAAGTGGAGTCTCTACAAAGCAATAGCTCTGTCTACATGTATTTTGTTCGTTTTCAAGTTTATGCACTTAAGAGAATTTCTCTTTGTCGTAAGTGGAATTGAAGCTTTTGCTATAAGGGTGAGAAGCATGACATGTTGCTTGCGTTTTGATGACGTATAAGCTGCTACAAACTTTATAGCTACGCAAGAAACCGAAAATTCCAAattaaaagaaggaaagaagataATGACGCAAATTTCATACTAGATCATGAAGACTCTTCTTAGTACAAGGCCTCAAAGTTGAGAACACATAAATAAAAACCATACCAATAAACTCCCAGGATCATGTGCTTGTTACTATAGCCACTCTTTTGTCTAACTGAAAAACCAGCTAGAGAAATTGGGCTTTATTATCATGCTTATGGCTAAGACAGGGGCTACATTTAGAACAAAGAGGCCCGGATTTGGCAGCGTCGAGGGCTAAGGTTGCACCTGGAAGGAAGGTTTTCAGCCTGTTGCAtcatctctctcatctcctcccCCTGCATCTCGCCCTGCTCCCTCTGCTGCCTCACAGTCTCCCTAATGCCCTCACACCGGCACTGATCGTCTAGGTTCTCCAGTTGCTGGCAGCACTGGCggagctgctgctgctgtggGTTTTGGTTGGTGATCATTGCCACCTCATACTCTCTCGCCTGTTGTTGTAAGTAACTTTGGCAGTCGTGGAGGTTTTGCTGCCTCTGGATCTGTTCGCGGCAGCGCTGCTGTTGCCCGGGgttctcctcctccaccacggtggtggtgatggtggtctGGGTTGCATGGGCAAGGGCTAAGAGGGCTATAAGGGCAGTTGCTAGGATTGTGAGCTTGGCCATTGTGATTCTTTTGATGTGGGTGGTATGGTGGAAGCTGTGGTGGGAAGAAAGGGGTGGGGGTGGTCTGTATTTATAGgaggttttgggttttgcatGGCAGGGACGTGGAGAATCGGAAGTCTAGGcagttggtttggttttggaagGAGGTGAGGATGGAGGATTGGCGCTTCCATGTGGATTGACATGCAAATGCTGCCAACAATGGGTGTTTTATTATTTAAGTGCTTTTGGAATTGGtgaatccatttttttgttgctgGCACAATGTTTCTCTTGCAAAACACCCATTATTTGGTGGAAATGGAAGTTTCTGCTGATGCTGGAGCTAAGAAACAGACCGTgggttttattaaagaaaataaagactTTTTGGAGACGACAATCTCATGTTTGTGATCCTGTTGACATGTATACCTTATTTGAAATGCCTAAAAagcagagtttttttttcaagattgtTTGATTTGGTGATTTTTTTATGAAGTGGACCAATGTGTTTTTGTCTCCCTCAAATCGTTTGGAAAGTCATTCAGATTGAGGCTGACTTGTTCCCAAAATAAACCAATCTCAAACGAGCCTGAGTTTTTATGACCTAACTATAAGTAGAGTTTCAACAGTTATATTTCCTGTCATTTGTTTAAGACTTTAAGAGTGTACCAGTAACattaccattttttttgggtaattaagtAATGAAGACAATAAGAATAATTTCAATGTCTTCTGAATTCAGCTACTAAAGTGTTCCCACTTTTCTGGTTTCCTTTGGATCTTATTCTTTTCTTACCTTTCTCGTGTTCCAATATCtgcacttttcatttttttttcatgttcttgCATGATAGGAGAACTTCATTCAGATTACAGAGAGGAGTTGAATTGTTATTTCGGCCTTTCAGATGTTATTCTGTTACTAAAACTACCTCTCTTGATGGCATAAGGTTCATATCCTATGTGCATGGTTTGGGAAAGAAGTAACAATCTCTTTCTTCTATGATAGTGAGCTTTCTCCCATGAAAACCCTGCGATCGGATCAGGTACTCCTTCCTCCCTCTTCGTAATTCTCTGTGATCTCATTGATTTACCACAGATTTGCGGTAACTTGGGAAATAACGGAATGGGCACTTTTGTTTCCAAATCTTGGATGCTTCTAGCAACTTTTCTTTTATCGTCCTTTATCAAGCATAATGATCATGTTTTTGTTGTCCTTTTCCCACCTTTGCGCTAGTGTTCTGCCGAACACGAATGTCTTTGATTCTCTTTTCTGACATCATTGTAGCGTGTTTCCCATTTCGTTCGGTTTTTCATAATCTTAGTTTTTGCCTTTTGTGTTACCGCAGTTGTGGTTGAAATTACCTGAAGGAAACACTTGGGGTAAAGACGCTGGA
The sequence above is drawn from the Rhododendron vialii isolate Sample 1 chromosome 6a, ASM3025357v1 genome and encodes:
- the LOC131330431 gene encoding 2S sulfur-rich seed storage protein 2-like, which gives rise to MAKLTILATALIALLALAHATQTTITTTVVEEENPGQQQRCREQIQRQQNLHDCQSYLQQQAREYEVAMITNQNPQQQQLRQCCQQLENLDDQCRCEGIRETVRQQREQGEMQGEEMREMMQQAENLPSRCNLSPRRCQIRASLF
- the LOC131330432 gene encoding 2S sulfur-rich seed storage protein 2-like, with the protein product MAKLTILVAALVALLALAHATSTTITNTEVEDNPRQQQRCRQQIQRQQNLRDCQRYLQQQGKEYNDAMSNDQNPQQQQQQQLRQCCQQLKNLDEQCRCEGLKEAVRRQKEQGKMQGEEMRKMMQQAENLPSRCNLSPQQCQISK